A stretch of Ligilactobacillus faecis DNA encodes these proteins:
- the trpS gene encoding tryptophan--tRNA ligase: MTKDIILTGDRPTGKLHIGHYIGSLKNRVEMQNSGKYETYIMIADQQALTDNARDPEKIKRSLVEVALDYLAVGLDPKKATIFVQSQIPALAELNLYYLNLVTVSRLERNPTVKAEIAQKNFERSIPAGFFTYPVSQAADITAFKANLVPVGDDQEPMLEQTREIVRSFNSIYGKEVLVEPQGVFPPKGSGRLPGLDGNAKMSKSLGNAIYLADDEATLKKKVMSMYTDPDHIHIEDPGKVEGNMVFTYLDIFDPDQEKVAQLKEQYRAGGLGDVKIKRYLNEVLEEKLGPIRRRRAEFAKDIPSVYAMLKEGSQKANEVAEQTLAEVRSAIGVNYFD; encoded by the coding sequence ATGACAAAAGATATTATTTTGACAGGTGATCGTCCAACAGGCAAATTGCATATCGGACATTATATCGGGTCGTTAAAAAATCGAGTCGAGATGCAAAATTCAGGTAAATACGAAACTTATATCATGATCGCAGACCAACAAGCTCTGACAGATAATGCTCGTGATCCAGAAAAGATCAAACGCTCTTTAGTAGAAGTTGCTTTAGATTACTTAGCTGTGGGACTTGATCCTAAAAAAGCGACGATCTTTGTGCAATCCCAGATCCCAGCTTTAGCAGAATTAAATCTGTATTATCTGAATTTAGTAACTGTTTCACGTTTAGAAAGAAATCCAACGGTCAAAGCTGAGATCGCCCAAAAGAACTTTGAGCGTTCGATCCCAGCAGGATTCTTTACTTATCCGGTAAGTCAAGCAGCTGATATTACAGCCTTTAAAGCTAACCTTGTTCCAGTTGGCGATGATCAAGAGCCGATGCTTGAGCAAACACGTGAGATCGTCCGGAGTTTTAATTCGATCTACGGCAAAGAGGTTTTAGTTGAACCACAAGGTGTCTTTCCGCCAAAAGGTTCAGGACGTTTGCCAGGTCTTGATGGCAATGCTAAGATGAGCAAATCCTTGGGCAATGCGATCTACTTAGCTGATGACGAAGCAACTTTAAAAAAGAAAGTTATGTCGATGTATACTGATCCAGACCACATTCATATCGAGGATCCTGGAAAAGTTGAAGGTAATATGGTCTTTACGTATCTCGATATTTTTGATCCCGATCAAGAAAAAGTTGCGCAATTAAAAGAGCAGTATCGAGCTGGTGGTTTAGGTGATGTCAAGATCAAGCGTTATTTGAATGAAGTTCTAGAAGAAAAATTAGGACCGATCCGGAGAAGAAGAGCGGAATTTGCTAAAGATATCCCAAGTGTCTATGCGATGCTAAAAGAAGGCAGTCAAAAAGCAAATGAAGTTGCCGAACAAACCTTAGCTGAAGTTCGGTCTGCGATCGGTGTCAATTATTTTGACTGA
- a CDS encoding Ppx/GppA phosphatase family protein — protein MKTLVMLDFGSNSTRISINRIEKDGTFTEIKRAKEMTRLAEGMGKPDGRKVLQESAIARTIEALLKFKKMYRDLPNVSVHGIATAAVREAENSEAFLEKVKAVTGVDVEVLSGNAEAYYDYVAVVRSLDIEDCVICDMGGGSFELIVVREKKAQNYVSIPYGAVSLSEKFNLKDKVSARDLFSFYRFLNFKYHQLPWLEEGKRLPLVLLGGASRTVARQELLRIGENDLRQIHGLKMSAYMFLGTYTDWLSKDATQRRALLGPEEAARADIILGGLTPLAFLVEYLRTPELIFSESGVREGVLYSMMEQK, from the coding sequence GTGAAAACTTTAGTAATGCTTGATTTTGGGTCTAATTCGACCCGCATCTCGATCAATCGGATCGAAAAGGATGGAACTTTCACGGAAATTAAGCGAGCTAAGGAAATGACTCGTTTAGCTGAAGGCATGGGAAAACCCGATGGTCGGAAAGTATTGCAAGAAAGTGCGATCGCACGAACGATCGAAGCTTTATTGAAATTTAAAAAGATGTATCGTGATCTACCAAATGTGAGCGTTCATGGGATCGCAACTGCAGCTGTGCGGGAAGCTGAAAATAGTGAGGCCTTTTTAGAAAAAGTCAAAGCTGTTACTGGAGTAGATGTCGAGGTTCTTTCAGGAAATGCTGAAGCATATTATGATTACGTAGCGGTCGTTAGATCACTTGATATTGAAGATTGTGTGATCTGTGATATGGGTGGAGGCAGCTTTGAGTTGATCGTTGTACGTGAAAAGAAGGCACAAAACTATGTCTCTATTCCATATGGAGCGGTCAGTTTATCAGAAAAATTCAATTTAAAAGACAAAGTGAGTGCCCGTGATCTCTTTTCTTTTTACCGTTTTTTGAATTTCAAATATCACCAATTGCCGTGGTTAGAAGAAGGCAAGCGTCTACCACTCGTTTTACTTGGTGGGGCAAGTCGGACAGTAGCGCGACAAGAGCTTTTACGTATCGGTGAAAATGATCTTCGGCAGATCCATGGACTGAAAATGTCTGCTTATATGTTTTTAGGTACGTATACTGATTGGTTGAGCAAAGATGCCACTCAGCGACGCGCGCTCTTAGGACCCGAAGAAGCAGCGCGGGCAGATATCATTTTAGGTGGTCTGACACCATTAGCCTTTTTAGTCGAATATTTGCGCACTCCAGAGTTGATCTTTTCGGAAAGTGGCGTGCGTGAAGGGGTTTTGTATAGCATGATGGAACAAAAGTAA
- a CDS encoding substrate-binding periplasmic protein: MKKSLALIISLLLSIFFLSPKQVQASAPLTLGILKNDAPYTRNNGNLSFYREMTQKLQTELDQKIKIKTYTSAKQLDAALKNKQVQLALSDRSLFTTSMTLSSTVLYPRNVLFTLNDSKVKNLEKLEHKKVGVVSPGVQTALLQDIGLKVTAYPNIMALVKALDDKQIQAGVLDDNRYQYFLATRPQRQKETSQTDKKLLAHQFKQIKAPELTSEQIVFATYHNKKLADRIEDVVSELRETGQLSSLSQKYFTQDLSLK; this comes from the coding sequence ATGAAGAAATCATTAGCGCTTATTATCAGCTTACTTTTAAGCATATTTTTTTTAAGCCCTAAACAAGTCCAAGCTTCAGCACCTTTGACTTTAGGGATCTTAAAAAACGATGCGCCTTATACGCGCAATAACGGTAATCTTAGTTTTTATCGAGAAATGACACAGAAATTACAGACCGAACTTGACCAAAAGATCAAGATCAAAACATATACTTCAGCCAAACAACTAGATGCTGCCTTAAAAAACAAACAAGTCCAGCTTGCTTTAAGCGATCGATCATTATTTACCACATCAATGACGCTTTCAAGTACCGTTCTTTATCCAAGAAACGTTTTATTCACACTAAATGACAGTAAAGTCAAAAATCTGGAAAAACTTGAACATAAAAAAGTTGGCGTCGTCTCTCCTGGAGTGCAAACAGCTTTGTTACAAGATATAGGCCTAAAAGTTACTGCTTATCCAAATATCATGGCTTTAGTCAAAGCTTTAGATGACAAACAGATCCAAGCTGGCGTCCTTGATGATAACCGTTACCAATATTTTTTAGCAACTCGCCCCCAACGACAAAAAGAAACCTCACAAACTGATAAAAAGCTCCTAGCCCACCAGTTTAAACAGATAAAGGCGCCAGAACTTACTTCTGAACAGATCGTTTTTGCTACTTACCACAATAAAAAGCTTGCTGATCGCATTGAAGATGTAGTTTCTGAGCTTAGAGAAACGGGGCAATTAAGTTCACTTTCACAAAAGTATTTCACCCAAGACCTTTCACTCAAGTAA
- a CDS encoding hydroxymethylglutaryl-CoA reductase, degradative, with protein MEGFEKYYQKDHQTRLDILKQKKYLDQTQLDKLQASASEVKISDAMIENFITEYHLPEGLALNYVVDGQEYLIPFVTEEPSVVAAASHGAALVKQAGGFKTTVTERLMIGQIILENVVHPEQVASFLESQAEKLLALANAAHPSIVKRGGGAQALKVRVLAPDLISLDLIVDVKEAMGANMLNTMLEACATYLQTKLGLDVLISILSNYATRCLAKATCALPVELLTRNGLSGAKIAQKIATASRVAQLDPYRATTHNKGIMNGIDAVVLASGNDWRAIEAGAHAYAARDGQYRGLSTWIVKDDILYGELELPLPLGTVGGSIGIVPLVKINQQLLRLKDARQLEAIVAAVGLGQNLAALYALVTDGIQKGHMRLQLKSLALSVGATKAELEPVVSRLEALQARDQATAKKVLEELRNKQSE; from the coding sequence ATGGAAGGTTTTGAAAAATATTATCAAAAAGATCATCAGACGCGTTTAGATATTTTAAAACAAAAAAAATATTTAGACCAAACGCAACTCGATAAATTACAGGCTAGTGCAAGTGAAGTCAAGATCAGTGATGCAATGATCGAAAATTTTATCACTGAATATCATTTGCCTGAAGGTCTGGCTTTAAATTATGTGGTCGACGGGCAAGAATACTTGATCCCTTTTGTTACAGAAGAACCTTCAGTGGTCGCAGCTGCTAGCCATGGAGCAGCTTTAGTCAAACAAGCTGGTGGTTTTAAGACAACAGTCACTGAGAGATTGATGATCGGACAGATCATTTTAGAAAACGTCGTTCATCCTGAGCAAGTTGCGTCTTTCTTAGAGAGTCAAGCCGAAAAATTATTGGCTTTAGCTAATGCAGCGCATCCTTCGATCGTCAAACGTGGTGGCGGAGCGCAAGCACTAAAAGTGCGAGTTTTAGCACCTGATCTGATCTCACTTGATTTGATCGTTGATGTCAAAGAAGCGATGGGCGCCAATATGTTGAATACGATGCTTGAAGCATGTGCGACCTATTTACAAACGAAATTAGGACTTGATGTTTTGATCAGTATCTTATCAAATTATGCGACGCGTTGTTTAGCTAAAGCAACATGTGCGCTACCAGTCGAGCTCTTAACTCGAAATGGGCTATCTGGCGCAAAGATCGCGCAAAAGATCGCAACCGCAAGCCGAGTTGCCCAACTTGATCCTTATCGAGCAACGACGCATAATAAAGGGATCATGAATGGGATCGATGCAGTCGTTTTAGCAAGTGGCAATGATTGGCGCGCGATCGAAGCAGGCGCGCATGCTTATGCAGCCCGTGACGGTCAATATCGAGGCTTGAGTACATGGATCGTTAAAGACGATATTTTATACGGTGAACTCGAACTTCCATTACCATTAGGAACAGTTGGTGGTTCGATCGGGATCGTTCCGTTAGTCAAAATAAACCAGCAGCTTTTACGCTTAAAAGATGCTCGTCAATTAGAAGCGATCGTAGCGGCAGTTGGTCTCGGACAAAACTTAGCAGCTCTTTATGCTTTAGTAACTGATGGGATCCAAAAGGGGCATATGCGCTTACAGCTAAAGAGCTTGGCTTTAAGTGTTGGTGCAACTAAAGCCGAATTAGAGCCAGTCGTCTCACGCTTAGAAGCATTACAAGCGCGCGACCAAGCGACCGCTAAAAAAGTATTAGAAGAATTGAGGAATAAGCAAAGTGAATGA
- a CDS encoding IpaB/EvcA family protein gives MNEVELSQTTKELIQEVEKKIQAPLELEFRDKAVGYLRHDQAQHYLHGGKLKVEVYDKTAPDYTITHELLHFLLLLEQTPKIAFNLTTGKIERDHKFMLAGVELYDTVLHFKVYERQRELAVITDEIEELYFKGLLAVLEPEPRESRDQWMVLRTLTLLDALVFFKDQQASVLPKLQELYPQATAAAQKLYALLTEKKLETAFELRRAVVRLWKAFDEQLRAWQLLPMQLNDFITLTPVLSARQLRLPVNSLFEFYHSPWQENLEFTSAYIGRAKVDQQNTFVLPTPKEEAKTYFQKLYSLSTKELLERLGIEYLVR, from the coding sequence GTGAATGAAGTAGAACTTAGTCAAACAACAAAGGAATTGATCCAAGAAGTCGAAAAAAAGATCCAAGCCCCGCTCGAACTCGAATTTAGAGATAAAGCAGTAGGCTATTTACGTCATGATCAAGCACAACATTACTTACATGGAGGCAAATTAAAGGTCGAAGTTTATGATAAAACGGCCCCAGATTACACGATCACACATGAATTGCTCCACTTTTTACTTTTATTAGAACAAACGCCTAAGATCGCTTTCAATTTGACGACAGGAAAGATCGAAAGAGATCATAAGTTTATGCTGGCTGGCGTTGAATTATACGATACCGTCTTGCATTTTAAAGTCTATGAGCGCCAACGTGAGCTTGCAGTCATCACAGATGAGATCGAAGAACTTTATTTTAAAGGGCTCTTGGCAGTTTTAGAACCTGAGCCCCGAGAAAGCCGCGATCAATGGATGGTTCTTAGAACGTTGACGTTATTAGATGCGCTTGTCTTTTTTAAAGATCAACAAGCAAGCGTTTTGCCTAAATTGCAAGAGCTTTATCCACAAGCGACCGCTGCAGCCCAAAAACTTTACGCTCTTTTGACAGAAAAGAAACTTGAGACTGCCTTTGAATTAAGGCGGGCAGTTGTCCGACTTTGGAAAGCTTTTGATGAACAATTGCGCGCTTGGCAACTTTTACCGATGCAGTTGAATGATTTTATCACTTTGACACCTGTTTTGAGTGCCCGCCAATTGCGGTTGCCAGTCAATAGTTTATTTGAATTCTATCACTCACCTTGGCAAGAAAATCTCGAATTTACTTCGGCGTACATCGGAAGAGCAAAAGTTGATCAACAAAATACTTTTGTTTTGCCAACTCCAAAAGAGGAAGCCAAAACATATTTCCAAAAGCTCTACTCTTTGTCGACAAAAGAGCTTTTAGAACGATTAGGGATCGAATATCTCGTCCGTTAA
- a CDS encoding phosphatidylglycerophosphatase A family protein, with product MDHKNFKYPDTKAHEFVVARLKERGVSLDDLAQLVYETQKDYEPKLTLEECQKEINDVMYKRELLNNAMVMLELDRLTEAGQVKQPLADIIRYDSGVFGVDETLALQIANIYGTIGATNFGYFDRVKSGIIKHYDTRPDHVNTFIDDLLAAIVAAACGKIAHKYA from the coding sequence ATGGATCATAAAAATTTTAAATATCCAGATACAAAGGCCCATGAATTTGTTGTGGCCCGTTTAAAAGAGCGCGGTGTCAGTTTAGATGATCTAGCTCAGCTCGTCTATGAGACGCAAAAAGATTATGAACCAAAGCTCACGCTAGAAGAATGCCAAAAAGAGATCAACGATGTGATGTATAAACGTGAACTATTGAATAATGCGATGGTCATGTTAGAACTTGATCGTTTGACTGAAGCGGGGCAGGTCAAACAACCATTAGCAGATATCATTCGTTATGATTCAGGCGTTTTTGGCGTTGATGAGACATTAGCTTTGCAGATCGCTAATATTTATGGCACGATCGGGGCGACCAATTTTGGATATTTTGATCGCGTAAAATCAGGGATCATCAAGCACTACGATACACGACCAGATCACGTAAATACGTTTATCGATGATCTTTTAGCAGCGATCGTCGCTGCAGCTTGTGGTAAGATCGCACACAAATACGCCTAA
- the metG gene encoding methionine--tRNA ligase produces the protein MAEKQTFYITTPIYYPSGKLHIGNSYTTIACDVLARYKRLQAFDVFFLTGTDEHGLKIEQKAQDLNMTPKEYVDMMAASIQELWKKLEITNDGFIRTTDEQHEKAIQKIFQKLLDQGDIYLGAYEGWYSVSDEEYFTESQLAEVYRDENGKMIGGKAPSGHEVQLVKEESYFFKMSKYADRLVKYYEEHPDFIIPQTRKNEMLNNFIKPGLEDLAITRTSFDWGIKVPNDPKHVVYVWIDALCNYITALGYGSANEELFNKYWPADVHMVGKEIVRFHTIYWPIILMALDLPLPKHIIGHGWLLMRDGKMSKSKGNVVYPEMLSERYGLDALRYYLMRAVPFGNDGTFTPEDFVSRVNYDLANDLGNLLNRTVAMINKYRDGVIPPLVSDVTAFDLDLENCADDAITEFEKEMDQAHFSLALEALWKFVSRSNKYIDETEPWILAKDETKAAELDSVLAHLAASLRLIAILLQPVMTHAPKEIFAQLGLPTEKMMIKNVSYFELPEKTTVVKKGTPIFPRLDLEEEVAYIQSKMTKNEKQKGRKAMKEAGQAEFDPEETTLKTTKKEIRFDKFDKVEQRVALIKDVSRVKGADKLLKFRLDAGDEGERQILSGIATWYPEPEKLIGKKVIAVTNLQPRKMRGEISQGMLLSAEYGDQVQLITVPDEIPAGSLIG, from the coding sequence ATGGCTGAAAAGCAGACATTTTATATTACAACGCCGATCTATTATCCTTCGGGAAAGCTACACATCGGTAATTCATATACAACGATCGCGTGTGATGTTTTGGCGCGGTATAAGCGACTTCAAGCTTTTGATGTGTTCTTTTTGACAGGAACAGACGAACATGGGTTAAAGATCGAACAAAAAGCCCAAGACTTAAATATGACGCCGAAAGAATATGTTGATATGATGGCGGCTTCGATCCAAGAATTATGGAAAAAATTAGAGATCACAAATGATGGTTTCATCAGAACGACAGATGAACAGCATGAAAAGGCGATCCAAAAGATCTTCCAAAAATTATTGGATCAAGGTGATATTTACCTAGGGGCTTATGAAGGTTGGTATTCTGTTTCTGATGAAGAATATTTCACCGAATCACAACTAGCTGAAGTCTATCGTGACGAAAATGGAAAAATGATCGGCGGTAAAGCTCCTTCAGGACATGAGGTCCAATTAGTCAAAGAAGAGTCGTACTTCTTTAAGATGAGTAAATACGCTGATCGTTTAGTGAAATATTATGAAGAACATCCAGATTTCATCATTCCACAAACGCGTAAAAATGAGATGTTAAATAACTTCATCAAACCAGGTTTAGAAGACTTAGCGATCACGCGTACGAGTTTTGATTGGGGGATCAAAGTCCCAAACGATCCAAAACACGTCGTGTATGTGTGGATCGATGCTTTGTGTAACTATATCACGGCTTTAGGTTATGGTAGTGCAAATGAAGAACTCTTCAATAAATATTGGCCGGCTGACGTACACATGGTCGGAAAAGAGATCGTTCGGTTCCATACGATCTATTGGCCGATCATCTTAATGGCACTAGATCTCCCATTACCAAAGCACATCATCGGTCATGGCTGGCTCTTGATGCGTGATGGGAAGATGTCTAAATCTAAAGGAAACGTCGTTTATCCAGAGATGTTGAGTGAACGCTACGGACTTGATGCTTTGCGATATTACTTGATGCGCGCCGTTCCGTTTGGAAATGATGGGACCTTTACACCTGAAGATTTTGTCAGCCGGGTCAACTACGATCTTGCTAATGACTTAGGCAATCTTTTGAATCGGACTGTTGCGATGATCAATAAGTATCGTGACGGAGTTATCCCACCATTAGTCTCTGATGTTACAGCTTTTGATCTTGACCTTGAAAATTGTGCTGATGATGCGATCACGGAATTTGAAAAGGAAATGGATCAAGCCCATTTCTCACTTGCTTTAGAAGCCCTTTGGAAATTTGTTTCACGTTCAAACAAATATATCGATGAGACTGAACCTTGGATCTTAGCTAAGGATGAAACTAAAGCTGCTGAGTTAGATAGTGTCTTAGCTCACTTAGCTGCTAGCTTGCGTTTGATCGCGATCTTATTGCAACCAGTGATGACGCATGCACCAAAAGAGATCTTTGCCCAGTTAGGTCTTCCGACTGAAAAGATGATGATCAAAAACGTTTCATATTTCGAGCTACCAGAAAAAACGACAGTCGTTAAAAAAGGAACACCGATCTTCCCACGCCTTGATCTCGAAGAAGAAGTCGCTTATATCCAATCGAAAATGACGAAAAATGAAAAACAAAAAGGTCGTAAAGCGATGAAAGAAGCAGGGCAAGCTGAATTTGATCCAGAAGAAACGACTTTGAAAACAACTAAAAAAGAGATCCGCTTTGATAAGTTCGATAAGGTCGAACAAAGAGTAGCTTTGATCAAAGATGTTTCCCGGGTCAAAGGGGCAGATAAATTGTTGAAGTTCCGCTTAGATGCTGGCGATGAGGGGGAACGGCAGATCTTATCAGGGATCGCAACTTGGTATCCCGAACCAGAGAAGCTCATCGGCAAAAAAGTGATCGCAGTCACAAACTTACAACCACGTAAGATGCGAGGCGAGATCAGCCAAGGGATGCTCTTATCTGCCGAATATGGTGATCAAGTCCAATTGATCACAGTTCCAGATGAGATCCCAGCAGGATCGTTGATCGGTTAA
- a CDS encoding TatD family hydrolase, which translates to MEIFDSHTHINGPEFKDDLFDVIVRAKALDVTSMLLVSYDRLSTEQMLALITKYPTLYGALGCHPESASSYDQEFERFLRQTLAHPKVKALGEVGLDYHCEVSKKLQRQVFEKQIALAHELNLPLVIHDRDAIADCYAILKGADIQKIGGIMHSFNGDATWAERFLELGMELSFSGVVTFGNAKEVKEAALVTPLEHLLVETDAPYLTPQPFRGMINEPAMTRYTLEFLAKQRELAPTKLAQITKQNAERVLKIND; encoded by the coding sequence ATGGAGATCTTTGATTCGCATACACATATCAATGGCCCAGAGTTTAAAGATGATCTTTTTGATGTGATCGTACGCGCGAAAGCTCTTGATGTGACTTCGATGTTACTTGTCAGTTATGATCGTTTGAGCACAGAGCAAATGCTTGCGTTGATCACAAAATACCCAACTTTATACGGTGCTCTTGGTTGCCACCCTGAAAGTGCCTCAAGTTATGATCAGGAGTTTGAGCGTTTTCTACGACAAACGTTAGCCCATCCCAAAGTCAAAGCTTTAGGTGAGGTCGGACTCGATTATCATTGTGAGGTCTCTAAAAAGCTCCAGCGTCAAGTCTTTGAAAAGCAGATCGCATTGGCACATGAATTGAACTTACCACTTGTGATCCATGATCGCGATGCGATCGCTGATTGCTATGCGATCTTAAAAGGTGCTGATATCCAAAAAATCGGTGGGATCATGCATAGTTTCAATGGGGATGCAACTTGGGCCGAAAGATTTTTAGAGTTAGGGATGGAACTGTCATTTAGTGGAGTCGTAACGTTTGGAAATGCTAAAGAAGTCAAAGAAGCAGCTTTAGTGACGCCACTAGAGCACCTCTTAGTTGAAACTGACGCTCCTTATTTAACGCCACAACCGTTTCGTGGTATGATCAATGAACCCGCAATGACACGTTATACTTTAGAATTTCTTGCTAAACAACGTGAGCTTGCGCCAACTAAATTAGCTCAGATCACTAAACAAAATGCAGAAAGGGTATTGAAGATCAATGACTGA
- the rnmV gene encoding ribonuclease M5, with protein MKLREVIVVEGKDDTKRINLAVNADTLETRGSAISDETLAQIEELHDKRGVIVFTDPDFSGEKIRKIIQEAVPGVKHAFLNKRDATPDHKGSLGVEHASPEAIREALRNLYTEEPDALPVISQQELLEANLISGPRAKIRRRLLGEYLRIGYVNGKQLYKRLNLFQITSAQFKEALDYVNKHEKE; from the coding sequence ATGAAGCTCCGTGAAGTTATCGTTGTTGAAGGAAAAGATGATACAAAGCGGATCAATTTAGCGGTTAATGCCGATACTTTAGAAACAAGAGGCTCAGCGATCAGTGATGAAACTTTAGCACAGATCGAAGAACTGCATGATAAACGTGGAGTGATCGTGTTTACCGATCCTGATTTTTCAGGGGAAAAGATCCGTAAGATCATTCAAGAAGCTGTTCCAGGTGTTAAACATGCTTTTTTAAATAAACGCGATGCAACTCCAGATCATAAGGGGAGTTTAGGGGTCGAACATGCTTCACCAGAAGCGATCCGCGAAGCTTTACGGAATCTGTATACAGAAGAACCAGATGCTCTTCCTGTGATCAGTCAACAAGAGCTTCTGGAAGCTAACTTGATCTCAGGTCCAAGAGCCAAGATCAGGCGCCGTCTTCTAGGCGAATATTTACGGATCGGATATGTTAACGGAAAGCAGCTCTATAAACGGCTCAATCTTTTCCAGATCACTTCCGCCCAATTTAAAGAAGCACTGGACTATGTCAATAAACATGAAAAAGAATAG
- the rsmA gene encoding 16S rRNA (adenine(1518)-N(6)/adenine(1519)-N(6))-dimethyltransferase RsmA produces MSNEIPAIASPARTRAIMEAYGLTFKKSLGQNFLTDINILNKIVAAAEVTSEDDVIEIGPGIGALTEQLAKKAHQVLALEIDTRLLPVLAETLAPYDNVQVVHQDVLQADLKALIAKHFDGKHNLKIVANLPYYITTPIILHLLETKIDFERIVVMMQKEVADRLAATPGTKDYGSLSVAVQYEMAAKVAFIVPKTVFIPQPKVDSAIIVLEKKQVKEYEPLDEAFFNKMVKGIFLHRRKSLWNNLQGFYGKTPAIKEKLAHALGKAQIEPGIRAEKLSIAQMVALADALVSEKINEN; encoded by the coding sequence ATGAGTAATGAGATACCAGCGATCGCTTCCCCGGCACGAACAAGGGCGATCATGGAAGCTTATGGTCTAACTTTTAAAAAGAGTTTAGGTCAAAATTTTTTAACTGATATCAATATTTTAAATAAGATCGTTGCAGCAGCCGAGGTCACATCTGAAGATGATGTGATCGAGATCGGTCCAGGGATCGGAGCCTTGACTGAACAATTAGCTAAAAAGGCCCATCAAGTGTTAGCACTTGAGATCGATACACGGTTATTGCCGGTATTAGCTGAAACGTTAGCTCCATACGATAATGTGCAAGTCGTTCATCAAGATGTTTTGCAAGCTGATTTAAAAGCGTTGATCGCTAAACATTTTGATGGAAAGCATAACTTGAAGATCGTAGCTAATTTACCATACTATATTACGACGCCGATCATTTTACATCTATTAGAGACAAAGATCGATTTTGAAAGGATCGTCGTGATGATGCAAAAAGAAGTTGCTGACCGTTTAGCGGCTACACCAGGAACAAAGGATTACGGTTCTTTATCAGTGGCTGTCCAATATGAAATGGCAGCTAAAGTGGCTTTTATCGTACCTAAGACAGTCTTTATCCCACAACCAAAAGTCGATTCAGCGATCATCGTTTTAGAGAAAAAACAAGTCAAAGAGTATGAACCGCTAGATGAAGCTTTCTTTAATAAAATGGTCAAGGGCATCTTTTTGCACCGGCGAAAGAGTTTATGGAACAACTTGCAAGGTTTTTATGGTAAGACACCTGCGATCAAAGAAAAATTGGCACATGCTTTAGGAAAAGCGCAGATCGAACCTGGGATCCGTGCTGAAAAATTATCGATCGCACAAATGGTTGCTTTGGCTGATGCCTTAGTTAGTGAAAAAATCAATGAGAATTAA
- a CDS encoding Veg family protein produces the protein MPTSLLKIKSKLDNCIGAGLTVTSHVGRKKVTKRHGILRETFPAVFIVELSHEENAVERVSYSYTDVLTNNIILDFDN, from the coding sequence ATGCCAACATCATTATTAAAAATCAAGAGCAAGCTCGACAATTGTATTGGCGCTGGTTTAACGGTAACGTCGCATGTTGGACGTAAAAAAGTTACAAAACGTCATGGGATCTTGCGGGAAACGTTTCCTGCGGTCTTTATCGTTGAATTAAGTCACGAAGAAAATGCCGTTGAACGTGTTTCCTATAGTTATACCGATGTTTTGACGAATAATATCATTTTGGATTTTGATAATTGA
- a CDS encoding CPBP family intramembrane glutamic endopeptidase, with protein MLNFFKQHPLTKFWPLSIISLLLAAYFATSQILPGILVYFVFLFFGGLSLYLQYGKGVLSAAFNTPKRNSWKWVIPIILITLILSFFFSFLGSLLGQSMAENGALGTGTTSQKVIRVLWICLSLVGEELITAALTFPFYSLLNKKLSNKQALLLASLIGALLFGMLHFKVYHWNLYQMLFPIGLGRLPLTWLWFKADSLWPAAIAHILYDVILFIPMILA; from the coding sequence ATGCTAAATTTTTTTAAACAGCACCCGCTTACAAAATTTTGGCCTCTTTCTATCATCTCGTTACTTTTAGCAGCATACTTTGCTACGAGCCAGATCTTACCTGGAATTTTAGTTTATTTTGTCTTCCTTTTCTTTGGGGGACTTTCGCTTTATCTGCAATACGGCAAAGGAGTCTTGTCTGCTGCCTTTAACACCCCTAAACGAAACTCATGGAAATGGGTCATCCCTATCATTTTAATAACACTGATACTTTCATTTTTCTTTAGTTTCTTAGGAAGTCTCTTGGGGCAATCCATGGCTGAAAATGGGGCACTTGGAACAGGAACAACATCTCAAAAAGTCATTCGTGTTCTATGGATCTGTCTTTCTTTAGTTGGAGAAGAGTTGATCACGGCGGCTTTGACTTTTCCTTTTTATAGTTTATTGAACAAAAAACTGTCAAATAAACAGGCCCTATTGCTCGCCTCTCTGATCGGTGCTTTGCTCTTTGGGATGTTGCATTTCAAAGTTTATCATTGGAATCTTTACCAAATGTTATTTCCGATCGGTCTTGGACGCTTACCTTTGACCTGGCTCTGGTTCAAGGCTGACAGCTTGTGGCCTGCTGCCATCGCTCATATTCTCTATGATGTGATCTTATTTATCCCTATGATCTTAGCTTAG